In the genome of Cyanobacteriota bacterium, the window CGCAGTTGAACTTCATTCCAGAGCAATGGACTGATTTTATTTTTTCTGCGATCGGAGAAGAACTGGGGTTCGTTGGTTGTATGGCTGTGTTGGTGGCATTTTGGCTAGTGTGCTTTCGTCTGGTGGTTATTGCCCAGAATGCTAAGGATAACTTTGGCTCACTGATTGCAATCGGCGTGCTGTTCATGTTGATTTTTCAAATATTGGTCAACATTGGCATGACGATCGGCTTATCACCAGTGACGGGACTGCCCTTACCGTGGTTAAGCTATGGACGATCGGCTCTACTAGCAACCTACATTGGTATCGGGCTAGCTGAATCAGTAGCTAACCACCGCCAACGCTTTAAGCTAAAAACTTCAAGCTAGAAACCAAGTTAGAAACATAACTAGCGCTACTCAGCCATTGCCGCTAGTGGGAAATTCTGCCGTCTAGATTATACAGACTCAAAAATATAGGGGCCTGACGCTTATACGTCTGACCCCTACAGCACTGTGAGAACGTCAATGTAACTGACCAAACATGAGAGAAATTAAAAGAAATTAAACAAGCCAGCAACTCTCAGTGCAAAACTAAATCTTGAATGAATGATAGTAGAGCTGCTAGCTTAAACAGCCAGATAAACAAATCAACTAAACTACAGTGAACATCACATTCCCTAATCTCAATATCTGAACTATCCGTAAGTCTTTCCAGACTGTAGGTTTGACATCTTACTGTCCTTGTTAAGGAACACTTAAGCCAATCTCTTCAAGAGATAGTGCTTACAAGAGTTTATCGGTCACATTGTGAACAGATAGTTCTTAACCAAGTTAGGTTCAGTGTTGGAGCGAGCGAGGAGACACAGGCTCACATCCGGGGGTTACAAGGAGTAGTGTGTTGTCTGACCCTTGTTGTGTCTACATTCAAAATAGCATCTTCAACAGTTATTAGCCGCTTCTTTAACTAGAATTAACCTGTTTTAACCTGCAGTTACTAAGTCTTAAAAAGCTTGACTGTCAATGGCACCAATTTGTGCTGCTCTGTTGGGTTGTCTTGACGTAGACGGCACAATGTCAGCCATGTATCTGTAGGTGCGTTGTCACCATCTAGTCTTAAAGACTTCCCAATGAAACTGGGTGTTTTTTGCCCCTCACAGTCTAGCCCTGCGGGGCTATGCCGCAGTAGTCCTATGAAAAGCTTGCACTGCCTAAGTGTGTTTTCCCCAATCCAAGTTGAGTGGGTTGACGCGAACTCTGTCTATCAACACTGAAATTAAGCAACGGGAGACCTGTAGATCTTCAGACACTCATCACTAAGTAGTAACCTGTAAGCATTGACAGCAATCTGTGGCCGTTTATCTTGATTGCTAGGGAGCAGCGACTTGAATTGTTTGGGTGCCAGATAAACCAAAGGCACTATGAATGGCCTGGAGAGCAGTGACTCCTTGGTCGGCTGCAATGATGCAACTGATTTTAATTTCAGAGGTAGCAATCATTTGAATGTTGATCTGCTGCTCGGCAAGGGCGGTGAACATCCGGGCTGCGACTCCTGGTTGTCCAATCATGGTGCTGCCAACCACGCTGACCTTAGCAACATTTCGATCGATTACAATTTCACCCCATTCCAAGTCAGGCGCTGCGGCTGACAAAGCAGCATGGGCATCGTCAGCGTCCCCCAGTGCTACGGTGAAAGCAATATCACGGGTAGGTATGTTGTTAACAATGCGGCAACGCTGAGACTGGATGATCATGTCAACACTGATGCCTTTGTCTGCCAACAGTTGAAACAGACGAGCAGCCATGCCTGGGCGATCGGGCACCTGCCGAATAGCGAGTTTAGCCTGTTGACGATCGAGGGCAACGCCACGAATCAGTGGTGTAGCTGCCGCAGAGTCATTAGGGTCATTTGGTGCAGAATTGGGGTTGGTGAGCACAGGCATGGGTAGGCTGTTGTCGAGATCAAATGCTTGACGGAGAGCAGTGGTAGCCCGATCGCAATCCTGAATAGCTACAACACAACTAACCTGCACTTCTGAGGTAGAGATCATTTGGATGTTGATGCCAGCCGCTGCCAGGGTAGAGAACATGTGGGCAGCCACTCCAGGACGACCAATCATGCCTGCACCAATAATGCTGATCTTGGCAACATCTGCATCCACAACAGCATCCAGCGTTGACACAGGGGTGCCTGCTGAGGGATCAATGCTGGCCAAGAAGGCATGGGCGATCGCCTCCGCCTGGGTCAAAGAGTCTTTGGTAACCGTAAAGGCAATGTCGTTGGTGTTGCCATCGTGAATCGATTGAATGATTAAGTCTACATCCAGGCTATGGCGGGCAATTTCGCTAAACAACCGGGCAGCAATTCCAGGACGATCAGGTACCCGCAACAGGGCAACCTTGGCTTGATTGCGATCGCACACTACCCCATCTACAGGTCGCGATAATTCGAGGGTTTGTAGAGAGCGGGGAGGCAGTGATGGTGCTAGAACGCGGGTGCCGGGATCATCACTCCAACTGGATCGCACCACTAGGGGCACTCCAAAGTTGCGGGCAATTTCCACTGCCCTAGGATGCAAGACCTTAGCACCCAGGCTAGCTAGCTCCAACATTTCATCGCAGGTAATTTCGCTCATCAGTTGGGCTTCGGGCACTAGGCGGGGATCCGTAGTAAGAATTCCGGGAACATCGGTGTAAATTTCACAACAATCGGCCTTGAGGGCAGCAGCAAGGGCTACGGCTGAGGTGTCAGAACCACCCCGTCCTAGGGTAGTCACCTCCATAGTGGTAGTATCAGTAACCCCTTGAAAGCCTGCAACAACAACTACCTGTCCTTGATCCAGGTGATACTGAAGACGATCGGTCTCGATACTGAGGATGCGGGCACGGGTGTGCTCAGCTTCGGTCACAATGCCAACTTGAGCGCCCGTGAGGGAAATGGCAGGTTGTCCTAGTTCTTGTAGGGCAATGCTCATTAAGGCAATAGACACCTGCTCTCCCGTAGACAGCAACACATCCATTTCTCGTCGACTAGGATTGTTGGATAATTCTCTAGCTAGTTTCACCAAACTATCTGTAGTCTTGCCCATGGCTGACACCACAACCACCACACGGTGCCCCGCATTGACGGTTCGTACCACCCGGCCTGCCACAGCCTGAATTCGCTCAATCGACCCAACGGATGACCCCCCGTATTTCTGCACGATTAGCGCCATGGTTGTTTCCCTAACTACCCTTTTATCTTGGAATCACAGTCCTTTACTGTACTACGGGACAATCCTTCGTTACGATCTAAGTATGAATCTAAGGTGTAATCATGGTTGAATCCCTACAAACCAAACTGTATCAGCTTCAGCATTTGGCTGACACGATCGTAATCTCCCAGCTTACCCATCTCTCACTTCTGAGCGTAGGGGTGATTTTTCTGGCGGGGTTGCTCACTAGTCTCACACCTTGCATGGTATCGATGCTGCCGCTGACGATCGGCTATATTGGGGGCTACGAAGCTAAAACCCGTGTACAGGCTGCTGTGCAATCTACTTGGTTTGCCCTAGGACTAGCGACAACCTTAGCAGCCTTAGGTCTAGGGGCGGCCTTGCTAGGCAATGTGTATGGTCAAGTGGGGATTGGTTTGCCGATTATCGTCAGCGTTGTTGCTATTCTCATGGGTCTAAACTTGTTGGAAGCGTTGCCATTGCCCTTACCAGCCTTTGATGCCGCCAGATTCATCCCCAATCATGTAGCAAATAGCACCCGCTCCTACCTGCTAGGATTAACCTTTGGTTTAGTAGCTTCCCCTTGTAGCACGCCTGTGTTGGCCACCCTGTTAGCATGGGTATCTACTACCCACGACCCACTGCTGGGAGCTGTGCTATTGCTAGCTTACACAGCTGGCTATTCAGCCCCACTCATCATTGCAGGCACCTTTACAGCAACGCTGCAAACACTGCTGGCCTTTCGGCGCTGGTCTGCCTGGATTACACCTGCTAGTGGCGCTATTCTAGTTGGGTTTGGTGTGTTCTCTCTGCTGTCTCGCCTCTCGTTCATCTAGAGTTCTGGCTACGAGACTTATGAAAGTAACTCTATTTCTTCGTCTTGGCTTGCTTTACCTTAGCTAGGGTAGCTTCCAGTTGAGTGGGCAATTCAGGCCCCGCTTCCACCACTTCTCCGTTCATAATCAGAAACGGAGTGCCATTAATACCTAGAGATTCAGCTAGCTCCACATCGGTTTGAATAGCCTTGGCCGCATCATCGCTAGCCCGATCGCGATTGAACTTATCCACATCTAATCCTAGAGACTTAGCAATCGCTATATACTGCTGATCGCCTAGCTTATCCTGGTTGGTAAACAAAGCATCTTGATATTCCCAGAACTTGCCCTGTTGCATGGCTGCCCACGCTGCTTTTGCGGCTGGTAGCGCTTCTGGGTGAATTGATACTAGCGGTAGATGCTTGTAGGCAAAGGTAACCTGATCTCGGTGTTTTTCCATAAATGCCTTGATTTCCTTATGGGCTTCGGCGCAATAGGGACACTGGAAGTCAGAAAACATAACCAGCACAATCGATTGGTCGGTTGAACCCATGGTAGGCGACCTATCGATCACAGCCTTGGGATTGTTCAGCATATTGTCAAGAAACTCTTGCTGGGCTTTGCGCCGATTGGCTTCTTGTTCTTGCCGATAGGCTTGTACAGCATCTAAGATTACCTGCGGATTCTTGCGAATAATTTCTAGTACCTTGGCCTCCAGTTCTGGATCAGAAGAACTAGCGGTTGTTTTTGCAGTGCAACTCGTCAATGCCAACCCTACTAGCAACAGTCCTGATGCGATTATGCGGTGTACGTTA includes:
- a CDS encoding cytochrome c biogenesis protein CcdA — encoded protein: MVESLQTKLYQLQHLADTIVISQLTHLSLLSVGVIFLAGLLTSLTPCMVSMLPLTIGYIGGYEAKTRVQAAVQSTWFALGLATTLAALGLGAALLGNVYGQVGIGLPIIVSVVAILMGLNLLEALPLPLPAFDAARFIPNHVANSTRSYLLGLTFGLVASPCSTPVLATLLAWVSTTHDPLLGAVLLLAYTAGYSAPLIIAGTFTATLQTLLAFRRWSAWITPASGAILVGFGVFSLLSRLSFI
- a CDS encoding thioredoxin domain-containing protein, whose protein sequence is MLVGLALTSCTAKTTASSSDPELEAKVLEIIRKNPQVILDAVQAYRQEQEANRRKAQQEFLDNMLNNPKAVIDRSPTMGSTDQSIVLVMFSDFQCPYCAEAHKEIKAFMEKHRDQVTFAYKHLPLVSIHPEALPAAKAAWAAMQQGKFWEYQDALFTNQDKLGDQQYIAIAKSLGLDVDKFNRDRASDDAAKAIQTDVELAESLGINGTPFLIMNGEVVEAGPELPTQLEATLAKVKQAKTKK
- a CDS encoding aspartate kinase, which produces MALIVQKYGGSSVGSIERIQAVAGRVVRTVNAGHRVVVVVSAMGKTTDSLVKLARELSNNPSRREMDVLLSTGEQVSIALMSIALQELGQPAISLTGAQVGIVTEAEHTRARILSIETDRLQYHLDQGQVVVVAGFQGVTDTTTMEVTTLGRGGSDTSAVALAAALKADCCEIYTDVPGILTTDPRLVPEAQLMSEITCDEMLELASLGAKVLHPRAVEIARNFGVPLVVRSSWSDDPGTRVLAPSLPPRSLQTLELSRPVDGVVCDRNQAKVALLRVPDRPGIAARLFSEIARHSLDVDLIIQSIHDGNTNDIAFTVTKDSLTQAEAIAHAFLASIDPSAGTPVSTLDAVVDADVAKISIIGAGMIGRPGVAAHMFSTLAAAGINIQMISTSEVQVSCVVAIQDCDRATTALRQAFDLDNSLPMPVLTNPNSAPNDPNDSAAATPLIRGVALDRQQAKLAIRQVPDRPGMAARLFQLLADKGISVDMIIQSQRCRIVNNIPTRDIAFTVALGDADDAHAALSAAAPDLEWGEIVIDRNVAKVSVVGSTMIGQPGVAARMFTALAEQQINIQMIATSEIKISCIIAADQGVTALQAIHSAFGLSGTQTIQVAAP